Within the Nitrospinaceae bacterium genome, the region GGGTGGTTTCGGTCATAATGTTTGTTTTCGCACCCGATATTGTCGTCGTGTTTGGCTTGAAGGGCGAGGGGGAGGGTATCGGCGCTATGGCCCTTCGCATACTTTGTGTCGGGCTAATCATGGAGTCTGCCCGCCGCGTCGCCACCGGCGTGTTCCAGGGCAGCGGAATAACGAAGCCGCCCATGATGATTGAGGGTGTCGTTCGCTGGGTGGTCCAGCTACCGGCGGCGGTTTTGATGATGTTCTTTGGGATGGGCGCGGCGAGTATCTGGTTTGCCATTGCTGGCAGCCAGGCCATAAGCGGCGCGGCGATGCTCGTCTGGCTCTGGATTTGGTCCCGGCGGGGCGGGCTGGCCAAGCGTGCGACAGCCATAAGCGCCGAAAGAGCGAGCAATGCATGATGTGTATAATCGGCTTTTGATGCCGGATTATTTTTTGATTGAGTATATAAAGCGATGAATGAAAACCTGAAAGAAAAAGATTTGAGGGTTATCGGCGTTGGCGATGCGGGCGGGCTGCATCCCTCAACGGTTTATGGGCCGGTTAGCTCGTGGCGCTTTGGCAGCTCGCTCGGGGTGGATCTCATCCTCCAGGCGAGCGTGTGCTCGTTCAACTGTGTTTATTGTCAGCTTGGCGCGATTCAGGTTGTTACTGCCGAGCGGCGGCTGTTTGTCACGACCGAGCGCGTCATGGCCGATCTGGAAAAAGCCGATTGGCAGGGCGCTGATCTTGTCACCTTCAGTGGAAGCGGCGAGCCTACCCTTGCTCTTAATCTTGGCGAGGCTGTCCGGGCGGTGAAAGAGCGCACCGGTATTACCACCCACGTTCTGACGAACGGAACGCTTTTGCATCTCCCCGAGGTGCGAGAGGCGCTGTGCGGGGCCGACCGCGTTTCGGTCAAGATAGATGCCCCGGATGAGGCCATGTTCCAGCGGGTGAACCGGCCTGCGCCTGGTGTCACCCTCGCTGGCATCGTTGAGGCGACGATAAAGTTTAAGCAAGAATTTTCTGGTCATATGGATAGCCAGGTGATGTTCATGCCGGTTAACCGCGCGATGACCGAAAAACTTTGCGAGTTGTTGAACAAGATTCGGCCCGATGAGGTTCAGCTCAACACCCCCCGGCGCGCCTATCCGTCCGAGTGGTTCATCGAAACCAGGGGCCGCTATGATTATGAAAAAGCCCCGGCCAAAATTAGCGAGCTTAGAACACTGGGCTTTGATGAGGCCGAGGCCGTCGAAAAAATTATCCGCGAGAAAACGGGCCTTTTAGTCAGCAGCATCTACAACGGGGAGTAAAGGTTCACGCACACATCTAAAGGAGGTTTCCCATGATCACCGCCATCGTATCCGCGCCCCTACCCGAGGGCCTCACCTACGAGAAGTACGCCGAGAACACGAAAAACATGGCCGAGCGCTTCCGCGCCATTCCAGGACTGATTCGTAAGAACTTTCTTTTCAGCGCCGAGGAGGGCAAGGGCGGCGGGGTGTATCTGTGGGAGTCGCGCGAGGCGGCCGAGGCCTGCTACGCGGGCGTGTGGCGAGAGAACTTCATGAAAGCCTTTGGCGTTGAGCCCACCATTGTTTTCTACGACACCCCGGTTGTTGTTGATAACGCTGCGGGGGAGATTAAGACGGCGGCGTAGGAAAAAATCAGAATTTTTAATTTCCCCCGTCCAGTATTCGCCACATGTACATGGCGAGATAGCTGCGGTGGGGGGCAAAGCGCGCGGCGGCTAGGGTGGGTTTTTTGCGACCGATGTAGCGCCGAAAAGTATTTTGAACGCTGATGTCGCCCTCGGGCCAGATGTCTTCATCTTTAAAAAAGAATATTGAGGCCATATCGCACGTCCAGGGGCCGATTCCCCATATGGACAAGAGGCGGGCCGAGCGCTCTGTGTGATCCATTACGCGCAGTTTTACGGGGGACAGCAATCCGGCCCGGTGGGCTTCTCGAATGTGGGCAAGCGCTTTTGTTTTGCTCGCCGAGAGCCCGCAGCTTTTAATTAGCGGTGCGTTTTCTTTCCTGAAAAAATCGGGCGCTCTTTCCCTGGCATTTTTTCGTGCGTTTTGAATTCGCTCCCAAATGGTTCGCGCAGCTTTTGTGGAAAGTTGCTGGCCGACCACGGCGCGGGCGAGATGGTCCGAGAGGGATTTGTATCTTCGGTCGGGAAAATCAATCGGGCCGAGGGCGCGAATCTCCCCGGAGAGCTCCGGGGAGATTTCTTTTGAAATTTTTATAAGCCGTGTGTGAAGTTTTTTGTCCATGATAGCGAGAGCGTTTTATTTATACGTGTAGGGCTTGCGCTCTCCCTTTTCGCCGATTCTGTTCGCCAGGACCCCTAAGGGCCCCATGTCTATTTCAACGAGGTCGCCAGGCTGAATCCACCGCTCGATCTCCATGCCGCAGCCGCCGGGAACAGTGCCCGAGCCGAGAATGTCGCCGGTGAGCATGTTCTCATCGCGCGAGGTGTAGGAGACCATCTGCTCGAAGGTCCAGTACATTTCCCCCGGGGTGGCCTCAATCCAAGTCTCGCCGTTGATGCGTGCGGCCATGGGTATTTCGGCGGGGTTGCCCAGCTCGTCGGGGGTGACGATCCAGGGCCCGAAGCTCCAGCACCAGTCTTTGCCCTTGTAGGGGCCGGTGCCCATCGCCA harbors:
- a CDS encoding radical SAM protein; this translates as MNENLKEKDLRVIGVGDAGGLHPSTVYGPVSSWRFGSSLGVDLILQASVCSFNCVYCQLGAIQVVTAERRLFVTTERVMADLEKADWQGADLVTFSGSGEPTLALNLGEAVRAVKERTGITTHVLTNGTLLHLPEVREALCGADRVSVKIDAPDEAMFQRVNRPAPGVTLAGIVEATIKFKQEFSGHMDSQVMFMPVNRAMTEKLCELLNKIRPDEVQLNTPRRAYPSEWFIETRGRYDYEKAPAKISELRTLGFDEAEAVEKIIREKTGLLVSSIYNGE
- a CDS encoding DNA-3-methyladenine glycosylase 2 family protein — its product is MDKKLHTRLIKISKEISPELSGEIRALGPIDFPDRRYKSLSDHLARAVVGQQLSTKAARTIWERIQNARKNARERAPDFFRKENAPLIKSCGLSASKTKALAHIREAHRAGLLSPVKLRVMDHTERSARLLSIWGIGPWTCDMASIFFFKDEDIWPEGDISVQNTFRRYIGRKKPTLAAARFAPHRSYLAMYMWRILDGGN
- a CDS encoding monooxygenase; this translates as MITAIVSAPLPEGLTYEKYAENTKNMAERFRAIPGLIRKNFLFSAEEGKGGGVYLWESREAAEACYAGVWRENFMKAFGVEPTIVFYDTPVVVDNAAGEIKTAA